The DNA region GCCGACCTCGCCCGCGTAACCGCCGGTGCCGCGCACCAGTCGGCCGCCGACGACGATGCCCACGCCGACACCGGTCTGGCCGGTGACGAAGACCAGGTCGCGCACGTGGTCGGCGCAGACCTGCACGTACTCGGCCAGGGCCGCGAGCTTGGCGTCGTTCTCCAGGTGCAGCTCGGGGGGCGCCCGGGCCGAGCCGGCTCCGCAGCCCGGCCAGCGCCGGGACCTCGCGCCAGCCGATGTTGGAGGCGTACCTGACCACACCGGCCGCCATGTCCACCGCTCCCGGGGTGGCCAGGGTCAGCCCGACCACGTGCCCACCGGCCGCGCGCACCGCGTCGCCGGCTTCCTCGGTGAGGCGGGCCACCGCGTCCAGCGCCGTCCCGGCGTCGACCGCGCGCACGTCCAGCGGGAGGCTGCGCTCGTAGGCCACTTCGCCGCGCAGGTCGAGCGCCAGCACGCTGACGTAGTCCACGTTGATCTCGGCGCCCAGGCCGTGGACCCGACGTCCGTCCACCTCCACCGCCTGCCCCGGGCGGCCGACCGCGCCCCGGTCGCGCTCGACGGCTCGCTCCGCGGCGCTCTCGCGGACCAGCCCGCCGTCCAGCAGTTCGGCGATCAGGTGCGAGACGGTGGCCTTGGGCAGCCCGGTGTCCTCCGCGATCCGGGCCCGCGAGCGCGGTCCCTCGTCGCGCAGCAGCCGCAGCACCAGGCTCAGATCGGCCCGCCGGGAGGCGGACCGGTCCCGCGCGACGGCCGGTCGCGCCATGGCCAGGTCCCGTACGCCCGTGCCGTCCGGCGGCTGGTTCACGGTTGCCCGAGTCTCCTCTCGTGCATGTGGCGCAAGGCCTATTGACTTGACCTTGTATTAGTTCAAACAATAGCCGAACGAATCCGCCGATGCTCGGTCCTGACTGAATCCGCCTGGTTTCGAACTCTCCCGAGCAGGTTCGCGCACCCCCCTCGGCCCTTCCCCCCTTCAGGAGGCACGTGTGAAGGCAAGCTCCCATCCCTCGGCCACCGCGCTCGCGGTGCTCACCGCAGCCGTGCTCACCGCCACCGTGGTGACCGGCTGCTCCCCCGGCGGCGACCACACCGGCGACGCGGCCGGCACCTCCGGCGGTGTGGTGAAGCGCGACTTCTGGGGCTGGGCGCCCGGCTACGACCAGTCGGTCGCCCTGTTCAACCGGACCCACCCGAACATCCAGGTGGCCTTCGACATGACCGCCTCCGGCAGCAAGGGCGGCTACACCAAGACGCTCACCGCCGCCAAGGCCGGCAACGCGCCCCGCCTGACCCAGGTCGGCTACGAGACGCTGCCCAGCTTCGACGCCGCCGGCGCACTGAGCGACGTCACCAAGTACGCGAGCGCGGCCCGGCCCCAGTTCGCGGACTGGACCTGGAAACAGGTCACGATCGGCGGCCGGACCTAACGGCAACGCCGGCGGCTCGGCCACCGCGGTGCACGTGGCGCCCATCCGGTATGAAGAATCCCCCGGAAACCGCATGAAACGCCCACAAACACCAGACGGACAGGGTGAGCTGTAGGCGCCGGGGCTGGAGGGGTGCGGCGGTCTACCGTCCGGTGCGGAAGCAAAGCCAGCGAGGCTGGCCGCCCTGGCGCGGAGGTCGGCGCTCTGCCGGAGTGTCAGCCGGCGGTGATGCGGGCGAGGGTGGCCTGGAGGCGGCGGACGGCGTCCTCGGCTTCGGTGTAGTGCTCGGGGGTCGGGGGGACGGTGCCGAATGCGTGGTCGTCTGCGGCGGGCAGGGCGCGCCAGTGCAGGACGGGTTCGAGCGCGGTGATGGCGCCGGAGAGGAACCAGGCCAGGCGGCCGTGGGTGCTGGCAAGGGCGATGGCGAGGACGGCGAGGACTTCCCGCAGGTGTTCCAGTCGGTCCTTCTCCGGCAGCACCTCCTGGGCGTCCGGCGGACCGACAGCCTCGCGCAGCCCGGCCTCGACCTGGACCGCGAGGCCGCGGTCGCCCGGGGTCAGTTCCCATACGCGGTCGCGGATCTGCTGCTCGGCTTCCTCAGCCAGGCGCGCGACCGTCGTCTGCATGTCCATGTGGATCACTGTAGTGCGCGTGTCCAGTGGGGCGTCGTCGGACAACGGGTGGACCAGGACACCTGGTGGACGAGCATCGATATCGGCAGCGCCTACATCGTGATGTCCGCCTCGGTCGAGGTGCTCGAAGTACTGGAGACCCGGCCGCCCACTCTTGCGTAAGCCCACGGAGCGCTCGGGCTCGACTGGCACTGACCCGACCGGGCCCGGTGCCCGCCGAGAAGCGACTGAGATTCCGGCCAGAGCGGGGACCGGTTCGGGACAGCTCCGGGCAATCGCGTCTCATGGACGACGGGACGGTGCTTACCGTTGACAGGACTGTTGGCACCCATTCCGTCGTCAGCCCGCATCGCGTGAAACGCCGAGGTAGGGAGACCGCACCGTGCCGTCCTTGCTGCACTACGAGATCGTGACGGATCCGACATCACTCCGAGCGTCGCTCACGAACGAACCGTCCCTGGGGACGGTGTACGTGATCGTCTCCAACACCCACCAGGCCGAGGTGAAGTGGGACCACATCGATGTGGCCATCCCGCTGCTCAACCTGTCCTCCAACCTGACGGACAATCCCTCGGCGGTCACCGCGAGCATCGAGCGGACGTACCAGCACCCGCTCGACGACGCGCTGGAGTTCGCGTGGGACAGCGTCAACGACTGCTTCCGGGCGCGGCTCTCCCGCGCGCAGCCTCCCACGCGCAAGCACGCGCTTCTGGCCGGTCACGGGGCGCTGGTGCTGAAGCTGGAGAACGTCCCGGTCTCCGAGGGCGCGGGCCTGAGCTTGCTGGAGATCCGCGACAACGCGTACGGCGGCGACGGCGGCGTCGCCAGGCGGGACGGCCACTTCACCACTCATCTCGGCCTGGTGAAGCAGACGCCGCAAGTCCCGCGCAACTTCCGACCGGAGAAGTCCCTGGTGAACGGTGACGCGAACGAGCAGCTCGTGCTCCTGTGGGACGGGCCCACCGACCTCAACTACGACATCGTCGACCAGACGGGGACCGTGATCCACCAAGAGCCGGCTGTGGGTCCGGGCTACCGGGAGTACTCCCCGAAGATCCCCGCCCCGAAGCGCGGCACCACCTACACCCTCGTCGCGAACGCGCCCGGCGCCGGACAGCAGCAGCGCGGGTACTTCCTCACCACCACCGTCCACGCGGTCGTCCCCGAGTTCGAGAGCGGGACGCGCACCCCGTGGGTGGAGGGGACGACCGACAAGGGCCGGGTCACCTTCGCCACGAACGGCGTGAAGGTCCAGCTGCCGGACGGCAGACTGGGAACGGTGACGGCCGACGACGTCACCACCCGTCTGGTCCAGGGGCTCACCGACGACGCCGGCTGGATGACCTTCCCGAACCGCGGCGTCAACATCTACCACGGCCACAACGCCACCCCTGGCATCCTCACAGCCGCCCGGGTCGACGCGGAGGAGGGCGTCAACACCCCGTGGGTGGGCAGCCGCGAGGCCGGCCAGAGCTGGATCGCGTTCACCGAACCCGGCGCCACCCTCTACAAGGACAACGGGGGTCAGGAGCGCGGCACCTTCACCGCCGAGAAGGTCGACGTCCACGGCCTGAACACCACCTGGGTCGGCGATCGCGACGGCGGCAAGGGCTGGGTGGAGTTCCCGCAGTCCGGCATCAACGTCCGCAAGGACGGCGGCGGGGCCTGGGGCAACATCGCCGCCGACAAGGCCGACCTCAACGGCATCAACACCAAATGGGTCCAGGGCCCCGGCACCGGCGACGGCTGGATCGAGTTCCCGGAGTCGGGTCTGAACGTGTTCCACGGCCAGGGAAGGGACTGGGGGACCGTCGCCGCCGGCAAGGCCGACGTGAACGATCTGGTCACCGGCACGGCGCTGGTGAAGAAGCGGCTCACCGTCAAGGGAGGGATGACGGTCAGCGAGGGACATACGCGGGCGCTGTTCACCCACCCCAACGGCTATGTGGGTATCGACACGGGCATGGAAGTCAAAGGCCGGGACGGTCAGGGGTATGTCTTTCGGGTTAACGAAGGTGGCGAATATGGAGTACTTGTCAACGGTCCCCTTGCTGTCACCCGGACAATCTACGTGGGGGGTGAAAATGGGGGAGGCAGGTTCCTTTAGCTAGTACCGCATCAGGCCACGTTCGCCCTGTAGCGCATGCTGGTTGTCGGCAGGCTGCGGTCAGCCGCCGCGGGCAAAGGCGTGACGGGAAATCCGGACACGGTCCGTCAGAACCGGTTGCGCCGTACGACGGGCCGGACGGGCCGGGCCTGTTCGGTGCCGCGCAGCGCGAGGGCCGCGATACGGGTGCGCTCCAGCCAGCTCATGACCTGGCGCAGCGTGTCGGGGTCGAGGTGGCGGGTGAGGTCCCGGACGGCCTGGTGGTCGTCGTCGGTGACAGGTCGAAGACGGCCTTGCGGCCGGTGGCGCTGCGGGCCGCGACATCCGGGACCTGCCACTGCGGGAACGGTGGGAGGCGCTGGAGATGGCGCTCGCCGGAGCCCGGCCGCCCCTGCAGATCTGCATGGCGACCACCAGCCGGGCAGAAGCTGCCGACTGCGGCAGGTCTTCCGGGCGACATCCTGCTCTGGCTCGCGGACAGCGGATACGCCAGCGCCGCCTCCTTCGAGGAACTCGCCGACCTGCCGCTACTGGTCTCGGTCACCAGCGAGGCTGACCAGGCAGGGATTCCCCGCAAAGCGCCAGACCCGTTACCTTCTTCGTGGCCCTGAAACGGGGCTCCTGGCCTCCGGGCCCGGTATGACTGTTGCCCCCTGTCGAAGGTATGACCTGGGGGGTGGTGTCACCGCGGCCCGGAGCACCGTATGACCGCTGATGAGAGGCCTGACCGGCACCCGGCCGAGCGCAACGCCCGGCCGCTGACGGATGCCTGGTCTGCGTAACGTGGATGCGCGCGAACGGTGCCAAAGGGCGAGGCCAGGACGATGAACGACCCTCGGGGGGTTCGGTGTTCGACACGAGTGACATCGCGGTCTTCCTCGGCCTGGACGTCGGCAAGGGCGACCACCACGGCCACGGCCTGACCGCCGCCGGCAAAACCGTGTTCGACAAGCGGCTGCCCAACAGCGAACCGAAACTGCGGGCCGTCTTCGACAAGCTCACCGCCAAGTTCGGCCGCGTCCTGGTCATCGTCGACCAGCCCGCCTCGATCGGCGCCCTGCCACTCGCCGTAGCCCGCGACGCCGGCTGCGAGGTCGCCTACCTGCCCGGCCTGGCCATGCGCCGCATCGCCGACCTCTACCCCGGCGAAGCCAAGACCGACGCCCGCGACGCCCGCGTGATCGCGGACGCCGCCCGCACCATGCCCCACACCCTGCGCGCCCTCGAACTCGCCGACGAGACCGCGGCCCAGCTCACCGTCCTGACCGGCTTCGACCAGGACCTCGCCGCCGAGGCCACCCGCACCAGCAACCGCCTGCGCGGCCTGCTCACGCAGTTCCACCCCTCCCTCGAACGCGTTCTCGGCCCGCGCCTGGACCACCCCGCCGTCACCCACCTGCTGGAACAGCACGGCTCGCCGGCCGCCCTGCGCAAGGCCGGCCGGCGAAGACTCGTGACCCTCATACGCCCCAAGGCCCCGCGCATGGCCGAGCGCCTGGTCGACGAGATCTTCGCCGCGCTCGACGAGCAGACCGTCGTCGTCCCCGGCACCACCACCCTGGACACGGTGGTGCCCTCCCTGGCCCGCTCGCTCGCCGCCGTCCACGAGCAACGACGCGCCGTCGAAGCCCAGATCGGCGAACTGCTGGAGGCCCACCCTCTTTCCAAGGTCCTGACCTCGATGCCCGGGGTCGGCGTCAGGACCGCCGCCACCCTGCTCGTCACCGTCGGCGACGGCACCAGCTTCCCCACCGCCGCCCACCTGGCCTCCTACGCCGGCCTCGCTCCGGCGACGAAGTCCTCCGGATCCTCCATCCACGGCGAACACGCCCCGCGGACCGGCAATCGGCTCCTGAAACGGGCCATGTTCCTCTCCGCGTTCGCCGCCCTCCACGACCCCGACTCCCGGGCCTACTACGACCGGCAACGAGACCGCGGCAAGACCCACACCCAGGCCCTCCTCCGCCTCGCCCGCCAACGCATCAGCGTCCTGTTCGCCATGCTCCGAGACGGCACCCTCTACGAGACCCGCACCCCCGAAGCCGTGCCCGCATGACCCGATCGACCTTGACGAAGGACATAGAGGCACCCCCCGCCGGCCAACAGGCCATGGCCGACCGCCTGGCGACCCCGACCGGCCGGGCCCAGTACCGCCAGCGCAGCGCGCTCGTCGAGCCGGGCTTCGCCCAGCTTTTCCAGCGATTCGGCCGACACCTCAACTACCGCGGACACCGGGCCGTCGACACCGAGATCAAGCTCCTCGGCACCGTCCACAACCTCAGCAAGCTCCTCGCTGGCACCGCAAGATCGCGCTCTTGACTCCCGAATGGAGTAGGTCGTGCGACAGCCTCTCCCCACTCCGGCCCGCGTGCCGAAACCCTCCCGACCTGGCCCCGGACGGCCACCGGGTTCGAAGAACCGCAACCCGGCACCCCGCCACGACGTCGGCAAGACCGTCAAACGCGAACCCACGCTCCAGGCCCACCTCGCCGCGCGAGGTTAAACGTCAAGCTAAGAGGCGTGCGACGGCCAGGGCATTGGCAGGCGACCCGGGTGATGAGCGGGAGTATCCGATGTACCCGGCCGAACTGACCTCGCCGTATCTGGACCGCTTCTCGGCCGCGGCCGCCCAGCGATACCAAGCGCTGGGAATCGGGCGCGACGACCCCGACCGGCCCAGGAAGATCGCCGCACTGAACTCGGAGGCGTTCGGAGCGCCGGTCGTCCTGTTCTGCTACGTCGACCGGACCATGGGGCCCGGACAGTGGGGAGACGCAGGGATGTACTTGCAGACGGTCATGCTGCTGTTGCGGGCGGAGGGGTTGCACAGCTGCCCGCAGGTGATGTGGACCATGTACCGAAAGACCGTCAGCCAGATAGTCGGAGCCGATGGCGGACTCGTGCTGTTCTGCGGCGTCTCGGTGGGCTACGAGAAGGAAGGCGTACCACCGCTGCGTACCGGGCGGGCGGACATGGCGGAAACAGTGAGCTTCATCGGGTTGTGACCGCCAGGCGGTCGACATCCAGAGGATCGCCCGTTGTAGCGCTGTGCGAGTGGCTTCAGCGCGGCCGGTCGGGGGCGGGATCGCTGGCGAGGAGTGGGCGGATGGCGCCGAGCACCGCGCCGACGCGGACGTCGTGCAGCTCGGTGCGGGTGCAGGTCTGCCTGGTCAGCCAGTCGACGCAGAGCGTCTGCACGAAGACCAGCCAGCTCCGGAGCACGCTGGAGACCGCCTCGCGCGCGTTCTCGTTGGCGAGCGGGAGAACGCCCAGCAGTCGGGCGCGGAGGGCGTCGAGCTCGTCGGTCATGATCGTCTGGATGACCGGGTCGCCGGCGAGCACGCGGTTGGCGGCGAGGACAGCGTTGCGGTTGGCGATGAAGTAGTCGAGGTGGGTGTCCAGTCCCTGGATCAGCTGATCGACCAGGGTATCGCCCGGGTCGAACCGGGTCTCGGCGAGCAACCGGTCCGCCGCCTGCTGGTAGACGGCCGCGAAGAGGTCGTGTTGCCGTCGGCGCGCAGTTCTTCGCCGCCCGACCACCGCTCCCAGCAAGCCGGTTCGTTGGACGTGTGCTACGGCGACCGGTATCTCGTCGCGAGCGAGGCAAGCCGATGACCCTGTCTTGCGGGACTGGCTTCCCACTGCGCTGGCCGTCGCGGACGGTGCGGGCCGGGCGATCGACCCGCACCCCATCCGCGGCTCCCTCCGTGAAGGCGGACAGCGGCTTCGTGTGCGCGAGCCGCTGACCCCGGCGGCGCTGTGGAGCTCCCGCAGGTGGCCAGGGCCGCTGCCGCTCACATGCGCGGGCCCGGTCGCGCTGCTGACCGCAGCCCAGTTGAGCACCAGGCTTGGAGGAGCGGTTCGCGCGAGTGGATAGGCGCGGGCTGTGGCACGCGGCTCCACCCGCTTGAACCGGCCCGCGATCCGAGCCATGGCCTGGTCGAACGCAGCCCGCCAGCGGGCTGCGTCCATCCCGTGGGCCGTGGCCACCGCCCGTCAGGAGTCCGCACACCCTTGATGATCACGGTGGCCGTTCCAGTTCTCGTGCGGGTCCGGCGCAAGACTGCGAAGTCACACCGGTGTACTGACCGGTGGCCCGTCGGGTCAGCTCCAGCGGCCTGCGGCGGCGGCCTCGGCGACGTAGTCCTCGAACGACCTGGGTGGCCGACCGAGCGCCCGCGCCACGCCGTCGGAGACGCCCGCGCCCCTGCCCTCGCGGATGTCCACGAGCAGGCCGGTGAGTAGACGAGCAACGCCAGCGGGCGCGCCTTCGGCGACCATGCGGTCCACAAAGACGTCAGGATCGACGTCGAGGTGACGGACCGTCCGGCCGGTGGCGGCGGCGATCAGGTCAGCCGCCTCGCTGAAGCCGATCGCCTGCGGGCCGGTCAGCTGGTAGGTCTGTCCGCTGTGGCGGTTCTCGGTCAGCGCCGCGGCGGCGACCTCGGCGATGTCCTCGGCGTCGACGAACGGCGTGCGCCCGTCACCGGTGGGCAGGGCGAGGGTGCCGGCCAGGACGCCCGGCAGCCAGAAGGTCTCGCTGAAGTTCTGCGCGAACCAGTCGGGTTGCAGGATGGTCCAGTCGACGCCGGAGTCGCGGACGGCCCGTTCGGCGGCCTTGAGCGGGTGGCCGTCGTCGGCCCGGCCGACGCCGTGGGCGGAGAGCAGCACCAGCCGCCGCACGCCCGCTGCGACCGCGTCGGCGACCAAGCGCGGCATGCGCTCCTGCCGGTCCACGCCGGGCTGCAGGTTGGGCTCCAGGAGATAGACGGCGGCAGCGCCGTCGAGGGCGGGCGCCCAGGTCGCCGGGTCGTCCAGGTCGAAGTGGACATCACCGCCGGTTCGGGAGGCCGTACGGACCGGCCGGCCCATGGCCGTCAGGCGGCGGGCGATGCGGCGGCCGGTCGTGCCGGTGCCGCCGAGAACGAGGATGGTCTTCATGCCCTCCAGACAACCCCCGCCGAGAAAGACGATCCATGGGAGACCGTCGCCGATCCCTTTGTGATCGTCTAGCGTGGCCGACATGGACGTCCTGAGCGATCTACTACACCGGGCCCGCGCCAGGAACGCGCAGATCCGGCAGCTGATCCAGCGGCCACCGTGGTCGATGACCTTCGCCGACGCCCCTCCGCTCACGGTCGTGGCCACCCTCGGCGGCCACGCCTCGGTCCGGCTCGACGACGATCCGCAGGCCGCGCCGGTGCGGTTGGCCGCCGGGGACATCGCCCTCATCGGCGGCATCAACCGGTTCACGATCGCCGACGCCCCGGACACCCCGCCGCAGGTGGTCGTCCGCGGCGGACGGAAGCACCTCATCGACAGCGGGACGGCGGCGCGGCAGAACCTGGCACCCCGCACGTACGGCGACGGGCTGCCCGGCGCCACCACCCTGCTCCGGGGTGCCTACGAACTCCGCGGCGACGCGGGCAAGCGTCTGCTCGGCCTGCTCCCGCAACTGGCCGTCGTGCCCACCGGGCCGCGCACCCGGGCGGCGCTGGACCTGCTCGCCGCCGAGGTCGCCCAGGAAGAGCCGGGCCAGGACGCCGTCCTGAACCGGCTGCTGGACCTCGTACTGGTGCTGGCGCTGCGCGCCTGGTGCACCCGACCGCAGGCCGAACCCCCCTCCTGGTACCGGGCGCTGGCCACCCCGGCTGTCGGCGACGCTCTGCGCATGCTGCACGAGGACCCGGCGCACCGATGGACGGTCGCCGAACTGGCCGCGCGGGTCGGCCAGTCCCGGGCCGCCTTCGCCGCGCACTTCACCGGCGTGGTCGGCGAGCCCCCGCTCACATACCTCACCGCCTGGCGGATGGCCCTGGCCGCGGACCTGCTGCGCGACACGGAGAAGACTGTCGCCGCAGTGGCGCGCGAGGTGGGGTATGCGGACGCGTTCGCGTTCAGCGTGGCGTTCAAGCGGGCCCGAGGGGTCAGTCCGTCGGGCTGGCGGCGGACGGCTGTGCACGGAACTTGACCACTGGACTACAGCGTCGGGCATGAACGCCGACGGCTGGTCGACGGACACCCGGACCTCTTACGACACCGTCGCGGTCAGCTGAGCCGACCACATGCGCGAGGCTCTGGCCGGGGCACCGTACCTTCGAGCGGCTCCGGCGCTGTTCGCCGACCTGGTCCTCGCCACCGGTGGCGGGCCGGTGGCGGACGTGGGCTGCGGCCCGGGACACGTCACCGCCCACCTGCACGAGTTGAGTCTCGACGCCTGGTGTCGACCTTTCACCCATGGTGATCGACGAGGCTCGGCGTGACCATCCCAGCTGTGGTTCCAGGTGGGCTCGATGACGGACCTCGATCTCGTCGACGAGTCGGTCGCCGGCCTGCTCGACCAGCAACTTCAGCGTGGTCGCGATGACCGGCACCGCATCGTCGTACTCGCGCCAGCCGTCCCCGTCGGCATCGTCTCCTCGGACGACCCACCAGCCGCCGCCCCAGGCATCGCGCGCCAGGTCCGCCACCGCCTGCTGCCGGTTGGCCAGCGCCACCGGCCCGGCATCGGTGACGACCAGGGCGACCGGCGGGTACCCCGGCCGGGTGTGCCCCGGGTAGGCCCGACGCCACCAGTGCACCGTACGGTCGGCCTCTCCTTGTCGGCGAGGGCCGGGTCGTTGGCGCGGACCTTCACGCGGAACAGCTCACGGTAGGCGGTGAACTTCGCGGCCACCCGCTCCGGCGACATCGTCGAGCCGTCGACCTCCACCATCAGCACCAGCACCCCGATCTCCGGGGCCTGCCACACCGCGTCCGGACCTACCTTGCGCTTCCCGCTCGGCAGCAGGAACTCCACCTCAGTCGCCCCGGACGTCACCGGTCCGATCCTGTCGACGACGAGTGAGTTGAGCACGCGTACTCATGCGTTGGATCCGTTCGTCAGTGGAGGGTGGGGGCGGATGTGACGGACGAGTGCGGGGAGACGCGGTGTCTCGGTGGGGGCGGGTCGGCAAGTTGGTGCTCGCGGCGGCGCTGACAGGGGCGGTCGCGGGGTGCGATCGCGTGCCGACCGGCGACGAACTGACGGAGATAGCCAAGGCGCCGCAGGCACAGTCGCAGCGAGCGGCGGAGGAGGCCCGAATCCGCGACCTGATCGATCGCCTGGGCCGGGTAGAGGGGCTGAAACCCGTGCTCACCCTGCTCGACGACACCTGCGAGAGGCACAACCAGAACCTCCTGGAGTCACGTACACAGGTGTTGTTGAGCTGCAAGATGCGCGCCATCGCGGACTTCAGCGTCCGGGGAGTGGCTTTGATCACGAGTTGTGGGTTCTGGCACAGATCTTGGGGAGCGGTTGCGGAGCGTCACCCTGGTGTTCGATTGTGAGGGGCTGGGTTGCGTGAGATCGCGTACGCCTGGCTACCCGGCAGCCGGAAGTGACGCTCCATCAACTCCTCGGTGGTCTCTGTCGTGGTCGGCCGGTGGCTGTGATCGTGCTGGTCATGCAGAACAACGCATCGTTCTGGGACTCGCTCGTGTTCGACGGGATCGACGACGTGGACGTCGATGCGGTGACCGCCTTGTTCGGTACGGTCGAGGTGGTGGCGCGGGGCCGGGGTTCCGGGGCGGAGTGTCCGGACTGTGGCCGCTTCTCGGACCGGGTGCACGACCGCTATCGCCGCAGGTTGAAGGATCTTCCGCTCGCTGAGCAGGGCTTCGTGATCCGGTTGGTGGTCCGGCGTTTCATCTGGGGGGCGGCGAACTGCCCGCGTCGGACGTTTGCTGAGCGGTTCTCGCGGCTGGCTGCCCCGTACGCACGGTTCACCACCCGGCTCAACCATGCCCTGGAGCGCGTAGGGCTCGCGCTCGCCAGTCGGGCCGGCGCCCGGCTGGCAGCCCAGCTGGGCTTCGGCGCGGGAAGGACGACCTTGTTGCGCAGGGTCATGGCATTGCCCGATCCCACGTTCAGCACTCCGCGTGTGCTGGGCGTGGACGATTTCGCGATCCGTCGCGGCCAGACCTACTCGA from Kitasatospora cathayae includes:
- a CDS encoding TetR/AcrR family transcriptional regulator → MGCGSIARPAPSATASAVGSQSRKTGSSACLARDEIPVAVAHVQRTGLLGAVVGRRRTARRRQHDLFAAVYQQAADRLLAETRFDPGDTLVDQLIQGLDTHLDYFIANRNAVLAANRVLAGDPVIQTIMTDELDALRARLLGVLPLANENAREAVSSVLRSWLVFVQTLCVDWLTRQTCTRTELHDVRVGAVLGAIRPLLASDPAPDRPR
- a CDS encoding NAD(P)H-binding protein, whose product is MKTILVLGGTGTTGRRIARRLTAMGRPVRTASRTGGDVHFDLDDPATWAPALDGAAAVYLLEPNLQPGVDRQERMPRLVADAVAAGVRRLVLLSAHGVGRADDGHPLKAAERAVRDSGVDWTILQPDWFAQNFSETFWLPGVLAGTLALPTGDGRTPFVDAEDIAEVAAAALTENRHSGQTYQLTGPQAIGFSEAADLIAAATGRTVRHLDVDPDVFVDRMVAEGAPAGVARLLTGLLVDIREGRGAGVSDGVARALGRPPRSFEDYVAEAAAAGRWS
- a CDS encoding transposase is translated as MTKDIEAPPAGQQAMADRLATPTGRAQYRQRSALVEPGFAQLFQRFGRHLNYRGHRAVDTEIKLLGTVHNLSKLLAGTARSRS
- a CDS encoding extracellular solute-binding protein, whose amino-acid sequence is MKASSHPSATALAVLTAAVLTATVVTGCSPGGDHTGDAAGTSGGVVKRDFWGWAPGYDQSVALFNRTHPNIQVAFDMTASGSKGGYTKTLTAAKAGNAPRLTQVGYETLPSFDAAGALSDVTKYASAARPQFADWTWKQVTIGGRT
- a CDS encoding IS110 family RNA-guided transposase, whose translation is MFDTSDIAVFLGLDVGKGDHHGHGLTAAGKTVFDKRLPNSEPKLRAVFDKLTAKFGRVLVIVDQPASIGALPLAVARDAGCEVAYLPGLAMRRIADLYPGEAKTDARDARVIADAARTMPHTLRALELADETAAQLTVLTGFDQDLAAEATRTSNRLRGLLTQFHPSLERVLGPRLDHPAVTHLLEQHGSPAALRKAGRRRLVTLIRPKAPRMAERLVDEIFAALDEQTVVVPGTTTLDTVVPSLARSLAAVHEQRRAVEAQIGELLEAHPLSKVLTSMPGVGVRTAATLLVTVGDGTSFPTAAHLASYAGLAPATKSSGSSIHGEHAPRTGNRLLKRAMFLSAFAALHDPDSRAYYDRQRDRGKTHTQALLRLARQRISVLFAMLRDGTLYETRTPEAVPA
- a CDS encoding AraC family transcriptional regulator produces the protein MDVLSDLLHRARARNAQIRQLIQRPPWSMTFADAPPLTVVATLGGHASVRLDDDPQAAPVRLAAGDIALIGGINRFTIADAPDTPPQVVVRGGRKHLIDSGTAARQNLAPRTYGDGLPGATTLLRGAYELRGDAGKRLLGLLPQLAVVPTGPRTRAALDLLAAEVAQEEPGQDAVLNRLLDLVLVLALRAWCTRPQAEPPSWYRALATPAVGDALRMLHEDPAHRWTVAELAARVGQSRAAFAAHFTGVVGEPPLTYLTAWRMALAADLLRDTEKTVAAVAREVGYADAFAFSVAFKRARGVSPSGWRRTAVHGT